The following coding sequences lie in one Rhodohalobacter barkolensis genomic window:
- a CDS encoding polyprenyl synthetase family protein, giving the protein MDFLKSYAVLFEEELQNINFPQKPETLYQPQRYILRNGGKRIRPVLALISCGLCGSGPKEAIPVALAVELLHNFTLMHDDIMDQADSRRGELAVHKKWDEPTAILAGDSMFVYSLLQLQNLPAQVDHKKVSKIFLNSINTVCEGQAMDMEFENRTDVTLDEYHRMIEGKTGALISSAMQMGGMCGNADQEQLGQLSLIGHSLGLAFQIQDDWLDVVADPDKFGKRKAGDIYEGKKTFLLLSALERCSEPEQKKILGLMADTPLSDSEVEEVIDILEMYNVIADTKEHYLEYYSRAEKALQQFGDSNYKQDLQHLIKYLKNRES; this is encoded by the coding sequence TTGGATTTTTTAAAGTCGTATGCTGTTCTTTTCGAAGAAGAGCTGCAAAATATAAACTTCCCTCAAAAACCGGAGACGCTTTATCAGCCTCAGCGCTATATATTACGTAATGGCGGAAAGAGGATACGACCGGTTCTTGCACTTATCAGTTGTGGGTTGTGCGGCTCAGGCCCTAAAGAAGCCATTCCTGTTGCTCTTGCCGTGGAGCTTCTTCATAATTTTACACTGATGCATGACGACATCATGGATCAGGCAGACAGCAGGAGGGGCGAGCTTGCAGTTCATAAAAAATGGGATGAACCGACAGCAATTCTGGCCGGCGACAGCATGTTTGTCTACTCACTTCTCCAGCTTCAAAACCTCCCGGCACAGGTAGATCACAAAAAGGTCAGCAAAATTTTTCTCAATTCGATCAATACCGTTTGTGAAGGACAGGCGATGGATATGGAGTTTGAGAACCGAACAGATGTTACCCTTGATGAATATCACCGAATGATCGAGGGTAAGACCGGAGCACTGATCAGTTCGGCTATGCAGATGGGGGGAATGTGCGGAAATGCGGATCAGGAGCAACTTGGTCAGCTGTCGCTCATTGGGCACTCTCTGGGTTTGGCCTTTCAGATTCAGGACGATTGGCTGGACGTTGTGGCTGACCCTGATAAATTTGGAAAACGCAAAGCCGGCGATATCTACGAAGGAAAGAAAACATTTTTACTGCTCAGTGCGTTAGAACGATGCAGCGAGCCGGAACAAAAGAAAATTTTAGGATTAATGGCCGATACTCCGCTTTCTGATTCTGAAGTTGAGGAAGTGATCGACATCTTAGAAATGTACAATGTGATCGCCGATACGAAAGAACATTATCTGGAATATTACAGCAGGGCAGAAAAAGCTCTTCAACAATTTGGTGATTCCAACTATAAACAAGATCTTCAACACTTGATAAAATATTTGAAAAATCGTGAAAGTTAA
- a CDS encoding ATP-dependent helicase codes for MKQFTLQPDSNPQKPTNFLNQLNEQQKKAASHVNGPLLIIAGAGSGKTRVLTYRIAHLLQKQYALPQNILALTFTNKAAREMQERIQDLIGEKAGGLWMGTFHSIFSKILRFEADKIGYNSQYSIYDTTDAENAIKLILKELNYDPREIRPRTIQHKISDAKNQLISPEQYQHRFVQSTLDDITARVFQIYAKRLKQANAMDFDDLLIKPIELLEEHPDVLEKYQDRFRYIMIDEYQDTNHAQYKVTRLLADKYQNICVVGDDAQSIYSFRGADISNILNFKNDYDDALEVPLEQNYRSTKFILQCADSIIKKNEKQLDKTLWTDNEDGDTVTLLENFDERDEANRIVNYINDLKLRHGYQNNDFAILYRTNYQSRIFEESLRRRGITYQLVGGLSFYQRKEIKDVLAYLTLLVNPEDEQALLRIINEPSRGIGNKTLNQLLKKARATGQSVWTILHDVESADIYKPAKAKIADFIHMIESLKEMLETGTPVLDVTKKMLEKSGYLKALVEENDAKALTRRDNVLELQNAIAYYQQNTKNPKLSNFLQEINLITDSDKYDEDKPAVTLMTVHASKGLEFPVIFIVGLEENLFPMGPREGEEANIEEERRLFYVAITRAEKQLFFSFSKLRYKYGEEQRQARSRFLDEVDSGVVRTETGATIQQKNNHFEESGGNDGSTTIEYEHNWKSPIHSKKPSETSSTYEYEYDDDPFRTGAQVMHPKFGAGKIIQRSGSGKDTRVVVFFKNRGQKTLMLRAAKLKVLS; via the coding sequence ATGAAGCAGTTTACCCTTCAGCCCGATTCAAACCCTCAAAAACCAACAAATTTTTTAAATCAACTGAATGAACAGCAGAAGAAAGCTGCATCACATGTAAACGGTCCACTTTTGATTATTGCAGGAGCAGGAAGCGGTAAAACAAGAGTGCTCACATATCGAATTGCGCACCTTCTTCAAAAACAGTACGCACTGCCTCAAAACATTCTTGCCCTTACTTTTACAAATAAGGCTGCGAGAGAAATGCAGGAGCGAATTCAGGATTTGATTGGTGAAAAGGCGGGTGGGCTGTGGATGGGGACGTTTCACTCCATCTTTTCAAAAATTCTCAGGTTCGAAGCAGACAAAATTGGCTACAACAGTCAGTACTCCATCTACGATACTACGGATGCCGAAAATGCCATTAAACTGATTTTAAAAGAGCTGAATTACGACCCGCGAGAAATTCGACCCCGCACAATTCAACACAAAATCAGTGACGCGAAGAATCAGCTGATCTCACCGGAGCAATACCAGCACAGGTTTGTACAAAGCACTCTGGATGATATCACCGCAAGAGTTTTTCAGATATATGCCAAGCGCCTGAAGCAGGCAAACGCTATGGATTTTGACGACCTGCTCATCAAACCGATTGAGTTGCTCGAGGAGCATCCGGATGTTTTGGAGAAGTATCAGGATCGGTTCCGGTATATTATGATTGATGAGTATCAGGATACGAACCATGCCCAGTATAAGGTAACCCGGCTGCTGGCAGACAAGTATCAGAATATCTGTGTGGTGGGTGATGATGCTCAAAGTATTTACTCGTTCCGAGGGGCAGACATCAGCAATATTCTGAATTTTAAAAACGACTATGATGACGCCCTGGAAGTTCCTCTTGAGCAGAATTACCGCTCCACGAAATTCATTCTTCAGTGTGCCGATTCCATCATCAAAAAAAATGAGAAGCAGCTCGATAAAACACTCTGGACTGATAATGAGGATGGAGATACGGTTACACTGCTTGAAAATTTTGATGAACGCGATGAAGCGAACCGCATTGTCAATTACATAAACGACCTGAAGCTTCGCCACGGTTATCAGAACAACGACTTTGCCATTCTCTACCGAACCAACTACCAAAGTAGAATTTTTGAAGAATCCCTTCGGCGCAGAGGCATTACCTATCAATTGGTAGGCGGTCTCTCCTTTTACCAGCGCAAGGAGATTAAAGATGTGCTGGCATATTTAACGCTGCTTGTCAATCCCGAAGACGAACAAGCACTGCTCAGAATCATTAATGAACCGAGCCGCGGAATTGGAAACAAGACTCTAAACCAGTTACTGAAAAAAGCTCGGGCTACCGGACAAAGCGTGTGGACGATCCTTCACGATGTGGAATCGGCTGATATATACAAACCTGCAAAGGCTAAAATTGCAGATTTCATTCATATGATCGAGAGTCTTAAAGAGATGCTTGAAACGGGCACTCCCGTATTGGATGTGACTAAAAAGATGCTTGAAAAAAGCGGATATCTGAAAGCTCTGGTTGAAGAGAATGACGCCAAAGCACTGACCCGCCGTGACAACGTTCTGGAACTTCAAAACGCGATAGCGTACTACCAGCAGAATACCAAAAACCCGAAGCTTTCCAACTTTCTGCAGGAAATTAACCTGATTACCGACAGTGACAAATATGATGAAGACAAACCTGCCGTTACACTCATGACGGTACACGCATCGAAAGGACTGGAGTTTCCGGTAATTTTCATTGTGGGATTGGAAGAAAATCTATTCCCGATGGGGCCGCGAGAAGGTGAAGAGGCCAATATTGAGGAAGAACGACGACTCTTTTATGTGGCCATTACCCGGGCTGAAAAGCAGCTCTTTTTCAGTTTTAGTAAACTGCGTTATAAGTATGGCGAAGAGCAGCGACAGGCTCGATCCAGGTTTTTGGATGAGGTAGATTCAGGTGTGGTTCGAACCGAAACCGGAGCTACAATTCAACAAAAAAATAATCACTTTGAAGAGTCCGGCGGAAATGACGGCAGTACTACCATCGAATATGAACACAACTGGAAGTCGCCCATTCATTCCAAAAAACCATCTGAAACATCATCAACCTATGAATATGAGTACGATGACGATCCATTCAGAACAGGCGCACAGGTGATGCATCCTAAATTTGGCGCCGGAAAAATTATTCAGCGTTCGGGATCGGGCAAAGATACCAGAGTTGTTGTATTTTTTAAGAATCGCGGACAAAAAACATTAATGCTTCGGGCCGCTAAGTTAAAAGTTCTCAGTTAA
- a CDS encoding glycerate kinase type-2 family protein: MIFEKENAVNLFKETLRQAHPSRLIPSILRIDSKQGLITIMNQKVKIPLSRPIYMIGSGKASVEMAEAVSSVLKERLTKGVIITSKNPNKQIERVEILTGSHPLPDKKSVEATERLIDFATSIPEGALVFNLISGGTSSLLCKPAKGITIDDIQSLYKLLLNSGATIDEINLVRKSVSEVKAGRLLNCFQQNELIDLIISDVPDDNIEDIGSGPTISQKFSFREVSSVLEKRKLWNRIPDSVKTHLSEKRDLEPFKSKNIPNHHSYTILSSSKVAELAKGIIENSGFNVYMDSQPWSGSINEFEKHILSKAKTYMEDQTKPTALIFYGECSVKVTGDGLGGRNQELALRMIKSLDQFDRNVVFLSAGTDGIDGPTDAAGAVIDQISFSKASEKEIDTNDYLKRNDSYHFFEKLGGHIKTGPTGNNVMDLQFLFIP, translated from the coding sequence ATGATTTTTGAAAAAGAGAACGCTGTAAACCTATTTAAAGAAACACTCAGGCAAGCCCACCCATCCAGGCTTATTCCATCCATACTCAGGATTGATTCGAAGCAAGGATTAATAACGATTATGAATCAAAAGGTTAAAATCCCATTGAGTCGCCCAATTTATATGATAGGGTCAGGTAAGGCTTCGGTGGAAATGGCTGAAGCGGTCTCGTCAGTTCTGAAAGAACGGCTAACAAAGGGAGTGATCATTACAAGTAAAAATCCTAACAAGCAGATTGAAAGGGTTGAAATATTAACCGGATCCCACCCTCTGCCCGATAAAAAGTCTGTTGAAGCCACCGAAAGGTTGATTGATTTTGCGACTTCAATACCTGAAGGAGCCTTGGTATTCAATTTAATCTCGGGAGGTACATCGTCACTGCTATGCAAGCCGGCAAAGGGAATTACAATTGATGACATCCAATCACTCTACAAACTTCTTCTGAATTCCGGAGCTACTATAGATGAAATCAACCTGGTCAGGAAATCGGTCTCCGAAGTTAAAGCCGGGCGTTTGTTGAACTGCTTTCAACAGAATGAACTTATAGATCTCATTATCTCTGATGTACCCGATGACAATATTGAGGATATTGGAAGCGGCCCAACCATTTCTCAAAAATTTTCCTTTCGGGAAGTTTCCTCGGTGTTAGAAAAGAGAAAACTATGGAACCGTATTCCAGACTCTGTTAAAACCCATTTGTCGGAAAAGCGTGACCTTGAGCCATTCAAATCAAAAAATATTCCAAATCATCACAGTTACACTATTCTATCTTCCTCTAAAGTAGCCGAACTGGCAAAAGGGATTATTGAAAATTCAGGTTTTAATGTTTACATGGATAGTCAACCATGGTCCGGCTCCATCAATGAATTTGAGAAGCACATTCTTTCCAAGGCAAAGACTTATATGGAGGATCAGACAAAGCCCACTGCTCTGATTTTTTACGGTGAATGCAGTGTAAAAGTAACCGGTGATGGCCTGGGTGGACGAAACCAGGAACTGGCTTTGAGAATGATCAAATCCTTGGATCAGTTCGATCGTAACGTTGTTTTTTTGAGTGCCGGAACGGACGGCATTGACGGGCCAACCGACGCGGCCGGTGCCGTAATTGATCAAATCAGTTTTAGTAAAGCTTCAGAAAAAGAGATAGACACTAACGACTACCTTAAACGTAACGACAGCTACCATTTTTTTGAAAAATTGGGTGGCCACATCAAAACAGGACCGACCGGAAACAATGTGATGGATTTACAGTTCCTGTTCATCCCATGA
- a CDS encoding RNA polymerase sigma factor, producing the protein MSISAKRRVDYSALVDYIQEENIRKTNHLLEEMIPKLVEYLQVTVAATEESAKECVQQAFLNVYERILGGKLNDPKSLLSYMMMTARNEYFNQYRKNGRLISDEFVTSSISEPAEQIDRLVEQERKELLFECIGELDDESQMFILYFINHPDCTTKEASDYFSLSEANVRTKKYRITHQLHSLFKMKEAVKDI; encoded by the coding sequence ATGAGCATTAGTGCGAAACGACGAGTAGATTATTCTGCTCTGGTCGATTATATACAAGAAGAGAATATCAGAAAAACCAATCATCTGCTCGAAGAGATGATTCCGAAACTGGTAGAATATTTACAAGTTACCGTTGCCGCAACAGAAGAGTCGGCAAAGGAGTGTGTTCAGCAAGCTTTTCTAAATGTTTATGAGAGGATTTTAGGAGGTAAACTAAATGATCCAAAATCATTGTTGTCGTATATGATGATGACGGCCCGGAATGAATATTTTAATCAATACCGGAAAAATGGCCGATTGATTAGTGATGAGTTTGTTACAAGCTCAATTTCAGAACCGGCCGAACAGATTGACAGACTGGTAGAACAGGAGAGAAAAGAGCTGCTATTCGAATGCATTGGAGAACTGGATGACGAGTCGCAAATGTTTATTCTCTATTTCATCAATCACCCCGACTGTACGACGAAAGAAGCAAGTGACTATTTTAGTTTATCTGAAGCTAATGTGCGTACTAAAAAGTATAGAATTACGCACCAGCTTCACTCGCTATTTAAAATGAAAGAAGCTGTAAAAGATATTTAA
- a CDS encoding S66 peptidase family protein: protein MRRKDFLRTAGLGVAGFSLIQKSGKRDYDKLIRPKKLNKGDTVALTAPAGIVYDESEFDRMKRVLESFGLNVVFGEFVKERFGYLAGTDRERARDLNRFFADPEIDGIVAVRGGWGCARILPYLDFEMIKENPKIYCGFSDNTTLHMAFLHRSNLISFHGPNGTSDWTDLTKQSFKSVLMDGDKAEFHSESEVEIVFPGIVEGRLMGGNLSILTTTLGTDIQPDTKEAILFVEDIGEPVYKIDRMLVHLKQAGVLDNLNGFIFGRCAICPDPSDSHFTLKEILQQHIRPLGIPAVMGMDISHDPDNFTIPQGVMARFDADQKYLKLLESAVQS, encoded by the coding sequence ATGAGACGAAAAGATTTTCTTAGAACTGCCGGGCTTGGCGTCGCCGGGTTTTCACTCATCCAAAAGTCCGGGAAACGGGATTACGACAAACTGATTCGACCGAAGAAGTTGAACAAGGGAGATACCGTAGCACTGACTGCTCCTGCCGGTATTGTCTACGATGAGTCGGAGTTTGACCGGATGAAACGAGTGTTAGAGTCTTTTGGGTTAAATGTGGTTTTCGGTGAGTTTGTAAAGGAGAGATTTGGATATCTTGCCGGAACAGATCGGGAGCGGGCGCGTGATCTGAATCGTTTTTTTGCTGATCCCGAAATCGACGGAATTGTGGCTGTTCGCGGCGGCTGGGGATGCGCAAGGATTTTACCTTATCTTGATTTTGAGATGATTAAAGAGAATCCCAAAATCTACTGTGGTTTCAGCGATAATACGACGCTGCACATGGCATTTTTGCATCGCTCAAACCTAATCTCATTTCACGGACCGAACGGCACTTCTGACTGGACTGACTTGACCAAGCAGAGTTTCAAAAGCGTTTTAATGGATGGTGATAAGGCAGAATTTCATTCAGAAAGTGAAGTTGAGATTGTTTTTCCCGGGATTGTTGAAGGAAGATTAATGGGCGGAAACCTGAGCATTTTAACAACTACACTGGGTACGGATATTCAACCCGATACCAAAGAAGCAATACTCTTTGTGGAAGACATTGGCGAACCGGTCTACAAAATTGATCGTATGCTGGTTCACCTTAAACAGGCTGGGGTATTGGACAATCTAAACGGTTTTATTTTTGGAAGATGCGCCATCTGCCCCGACCCGTCAGATTCTCATTTTACCCTGAAGGAGATTTTACAGCAGCATATCCGCCCATTGGGTATTCCGGCCGTAATGGGAATGGATATCAGCCACGACCCCGATAATTTCACGATTCCGCAGGGAGTCATGGCCCGCTTCGATGCCGATCAGAAATACTTGAAACTCCTGGAATCAGCCGTACAAAGCTAG
- the nadD gene encoding nicotinate (nicotinamide) nucleotide adenylyltransferase gives MKRVGIFGGSFDPVHTGHVEAVNSFLDSGLIDEVWILLTPTPPHKTDQKQAGFSHRLKMLQLVFSDHDNLQISDLEKDLPTPSYTLQTIRHLKEEYPENLFFLCIGEDSLESFHKWYKYNEILDECTLLVVNRPGFDHSRVDSKILENTIFVDHQPLDISSTQIREGECKNYSIPDAVRSYIQDHNLYQTD, from the coding sequence GTGAAACGTGTCGGAATCTTTGGGGGATCATTTGATCCGGTTCACACAGGCCACGTAGAAGCGGTCAATTCATTTCTTGATAGTGGTCTGATTGATGAAGTTTGGATTTTACTGACTCCCACTCCTCCTCATAAAACCGACCAAAAACAGGCCGGTTTTTCACATCGCCTTAAGATGTTGCAGCTGGTCTTTTCAGATCACGATAATTTGCAAATCAGTGATTTGGAGAAAGATCTGCCAACACCTTCCTACACCTTGCAAACGATTCGTCACCTCAAGGAAGAATATCCGGAAAATCTATTTTTTCTCTGTATTGGAGAAGACAGCCTGGAATCATTTCATAAATGGTACAAGTACAATGAGATTCTGGACGAATGTACTTTATTGGTTGTAAATCGTCCCGGATTTGACCATAGCCGGGTGGATTCAAAAATTTTAGAGAACACGATTTTTGTAGATCATCAGCCACTTGATATATCTTCTACTCAAATTCGTGAAGGAGAATGTAAAAACTATTCAATTCCGGATGCGGTACGGAGTTATATTCAAGATCACAATCTCTATCAAACTGATTAA
- a CDS encoding DUF5723 family protein: MFNALRFAALGVVFQLFAFGIVTAQISLSAESMGLGGGGTAYLTGYESLFVNPANLHIQEENYSMQISVMQSGIYNEYLLPETDFSQRSRQFRSAFLPFKTSSPNLELTEADRSIIQDRNYPGSRRVAAFQSMSDIHWLGLKWKGDQKTYALAFRSRVYSKFELGQSFFSSSAVERGNNLYGDRSFRHQYQSFHELSFGYAESFDFLNGLTPQLTEFIVGIAPKLVIAGSYLDAQYDNVYEYQDDIDRWNRSSVYSQRSTGAFSGNQTYFGQSQVPGFVDGSFTDLMKPSGFGFGLDVGITYMITFGGDLSLIQRDQTPTEKSMRLSLSITDLGAVYQFDNAEEIQTDRVEEELEELPAIAPKRFTGAPNEHLFFLNDQEDSPYDLNPEFSYDSFLSMLPTSIQAGALFQINRMKLMGDVRFPVVNHEFASKAPIVYLGTELKPLPFLPVRLGTRIAPHLPGYYSIGFGIESKYFEINTALKVKSSQIGPTNEVVGASMAGIKIFLP; the protein is encoded by the coding sequence TTGTTTAATGCTTTACGTTTTGCCGCTCTGGGAGTGGTATTTCAATTGTTTGCATTCGGAATTGTTACGGCTCAGATATCCCTTTCTGCTGAAAGTATGGGGCTGGGAGGCGGCGGTACGGCATATCTGACCGGTTACGAATCTCTGTTCGTTAATCCCGCTAATTTGCACATACAGGAGGAGAATTACTCAATGCAGATATCTGTGATGCAGAGTGGTATTTACAATGAATATTTGCTCCCCGAAACAGATTTCAGCCAAAGGTCCCGTCAATTCAGATCCGCATTCTTACCTTTCAAAACTTCGTCGCCCAACCTTGAACTGACTGAGGCAGACCGGAGCATTATACAGGACAGAAACTATCCCGGAAGCAGGCGGGTTGCGGCATTTCAATCAATGTCCGACATCCATTGGCTTGGATTGAAATGGAAAGGTGATCAAAAAACCTACGCCCTGGCGTTTCGCAGCAGAGTTTACAGCAAATTTGAACTGGGGCAAAGTTTCTTCTCATCCTCTGCGGTTGAACGCGGCAATAATCTTTATGGCGACCGCTCCTTTCGACATCAGTATCAATCTTTTCATGAACTTTCATTTGGTTATGCAGAATCGTTTGATTTTCTGAATGGCCTAACTCCTCAGCTGACAGAATTTATTGTCGGTATTGCACCTAAATTGGTCATCGCCGGCTCCTACCTTGATGCGCAGTACGATAACGTTTATGAATATCAGGATGACATCGACCGCTGGAACCGAAGTTCAGTCTACAGCCAGCGTTCAACCGGTGCCTTTTCAGGAAATCAAACCTATTTTGGGCAGAGTCAGGTTCCCGGATTTGTTGATGGTTCCTTTACTGATTTGATGAAACCTTCTGGATTCGGTTTTGGGCTGGATGTCGGGATCACCTACATGATTACTTTTGGCGGTGATTTATCCCTTATACAGCGGGATCAAACTCCAACGGAAAAATCGATGCGTCTCAGTTTATCCATTACTGATTTAGGCGCCGTTTATCAGTTTGACAACGCAGAAGAGATCCAAACCGACAGAGTTGAAGAAGAGTTGGAAGAGTTACCTGCCATTGCGCCCAAACGTTTTACAGGGGCTCCAAATGAACACCTATTTTTTCTGAATGATCAGGAGGATTCACCGTATGACTTGAACCCTGAATTTTCCTACGATTCATTTCTTTCCATGCTGCCAACATCTATTCAGGCAGGTGCCCTTTTTCAGATCAATCGCATGAAACTCATGGGTGATGTTCGGTTTCCTGTTGTAAATCACGAATTTGCATCCAAAGCGCCCATTGTCTACCTGGGAACGGAATTAAAACCTCTACCCTTTTTACCGGTTCGCCTGGGTACACGCATTGCGCCACATCTGCCGGGTTACTACAGTATCGGGTTTGGCATTGAGAGTAAATATTTTGAAATCAATACGGCCCTGAAAGTGAAGAGCAGCCAAATTGGTCCGACAAACGAGGTCGTTGGAGCCTCTATGGCGGGAATAAAAATCTTCCTGCCCTAA
- a CDS encoding outer membrane protein assembly factor BamD: protein MRTLLFLFSAALLFVSCRSNELIRPGDSLEVAYEKALNQFEEENYSEAASAFETVISIGRGTDIGQDAQYYLAESYFNNRRYLLAASEYERYAQFHPNSPRREEVDFKKALSYYNMSPRYRLDQTYTYQAIENFRLLLSRFPNSEYADEAGEYISELRSKLARKSYTAGEFYKRTSRYQAAAVYFDIVIDDYPETTWAERSLVDQMESYILYAENSVPDRQAERFEKALESYETYLQLFPRGDNRSRVEDLYDRAQQGLRQAEDSDSVAQSS, encoded by the coding sequence ATGCGAACCCTACTTTTTTTATTTTCTGCAGCACTCCTATTTGTTTCATGTCGAAGCAACGAACTTATTCGGCCCGGCGACTCACTTGAAGTTGCATACGAAAAAGCCCTCAATCAATTTGAAGAGGAGAATTATTCGGAAGCGGCCAGTGCGTTCGAAACAGTAATTTCTATCGGACGTGGAACGGATATCGGGCAAGATGCTCAATATTACTTAGCGGAAAGCTATTTTAACAACAGACGTTATCTTTTGGCAGCTTCAGAGTATGAACGATATGCTCAGTTTCACCCCAATTCACCCCGTAGAGAAGAGGTTGATTTTAAAAAAGCTCTCAGCTACTACAATATGAGTCCGAGATACAGGCTTGATCAAACCTACACGTATCAGGCGATCGAAAATTTCAGACTGCTGCTATCGCGGTTTCCAAACTCTGAGTATGCGGATGAAGCGGGAGAATATATTTCAGAGCTTCGGTCAAAACTTGCGCGAAAATCGTACACAGCCGGTGAATTTTACAAGCGAACCAGCAGATATCAGGCGGCAGCTGTCTATTTTGATATAGTCATTGATGACTACCCGGAGACAACCTGGGCTGAACGGTCTCTTGTAGATCAGATGGAGTCATATATTCTCTATGCCGAAAATAGCGTTCCTGATCGTCAGGCAGAACGATTTGAAAAAGCACTGGAAAGTTATGAAACTTATCTTCAGCTCTTTCCAAGAGGTGATAACCGTAGCCGAGTAGAAGATCTTTACGATCGTGCACAGCAAGGGTTGAGACAAGCAGAAGACAGTGACTCTGTTGCTCAATCCAGTTAA